The Terriglobus tenax genome contains a region encoding:
- a CDS encoding SRPBCC domain-containing protein, with protein sequence MQVGKLTQDRLGSKQLVITRVFNAPRDLVVQAHTQPAYVRRWLLGPPGWEMPTCEMDLRVGGRYRWEWSNAERKMTMGLGGEYLELDLPRFMRVTQRFDDAWDGQQSEIFTEFLEQGAQTILKMTITYESEAILEKVMTTPMANGMEMGYERLESLLKQMEGEAA encoded by the coding sequence ATGCAGGTTGGCAAACTCACGCAGGATCGTCTGGGTAGCAAACAACTCGTCATCACACGCGTCTTCAACGCACCACGCGACCTTGTGGTGCAGGCCCACACCCAGCCCGCGTACGTCCGCCGCTGGCTGCTTGGACCTCCGGGATGGGAGATGCCCACCTGCGAGATGGACCTCCGTGTCGGCGGCCGTTACCGTTGGGAATGGAGCAACGCCGAGCGCAAGATGACGATGGGCCTCGGCGGTGAGTATCTGGAACTCGACCTGCCGCGCTTCATGCGCGTCACCCAGCGCTTTGACGATGCCTGGGATGGCCAGCAGTCCGAGATCTTCACCGAGTTCCTCGAGCAGGGAGCACAGACCATTCTGAAGATGACCATTACGTATGAGTCCGAAGCCATTCTCGAAAAGGTGATGACCACACCGATGGCCAACGGCATGGAGATGGGCTACGAGCGCCTGGAGTCGCTCCTCAAGCAGATGGAAGGAGAGGCCGCATGA
- a CDS encoding SRPBCC domain-containing protein, translating into MMTATKVGKSTIEILNETSLLVTRRFQAPRSMVFQAMTVPDLLRQWMLGPDGWTMEACEIDLRPGGNFRFYWTNPDGRELQMTGSYLTVDPPNSFSSTRRFDLGFLSPEEKMHCVLAEDGDATLMRAELVYESQAIRDQALLSGMTKGMESSYERIDQMLKR; encoded by the coding sequence ATGATGACCGCAACCAAAGTGGGCAAGTCCACCATCGAGATCCTGAATGAAACCTCTCTGCTGGTCACGCGGCGCTTCCAGGCTCCCCGGTCCATGGTCTTCCAGGCGATGACCGTACCCGACCTGCTACGGCAATGGATGCTTGGCCCGGATGGATGGACGATGGAAGCCTGCGAGATCGACCTGCGCCCCGGCGGCAACTTCCGCTTCTACTGGACGAACCCCGATGGCCGCGAACTGCAGATGACGGGAAGCTACCTCACCGTCGATCCTCCCAACAGCTTCTCCTCCACGCGCCGCTTCGACCTCGGCTTCCTCAGCCCGGAGGAGAAGATGCACTGTGTTCTGGCCGAAGATGGCGACGCGACCCTCATGCGTGCCGAACTGGTCTACGAATCGCAGGCCATCCGCGATCAGGCGCTGCTCAGCGGCATGACCAAGGGTATGGAGAGCAGCTACGAGCGCATCGACCAGATGTTGAAGAGATAG
- a CDS encoding M16 family metallopeptidase yields the protein MSLDITLAENATTATSGHPARNIRKTRLANGLLVLTERMPHLRSVSMGVWVGSGSRDESPELNGISHFVEHMVFKGTTSRSAQQIAREVDAIGGNLDAFTGKETVCFNIKVLDTNVPAALDVLADLVLHPTFTPEDIAREQSVILEEIKMDEDNPDYLVHEVFTQNFWKHDALGRPILGTNKTVSSFDQQVVFDFYASRFTAANMVFSAAGNLDHDKFVAMVEQHFSALSATSNALPGRAKPEAQPHVTLKNKKSLEQVQICMGVAAPAVASQLRYPVYLLNTILGGGMSSRLFQTIREDRGLAYSIYSEMNPFRDTGSLCVYAGTSPDKAREAVLLTVAEFRRLKEELVTEDELQRAKNQLKGNIVLGLESSSSRMANLARQQMYFERFFTVDEIIDQVEAVTREDLQVLARELFHQDTIALTLLGNLDGTDIQRSDLAC from the coding sequence TTGTCCCTGGACATCACCCTGGCTGAAAACGCAACGACAGCTACCTCCGGCCATCCGGCCCGCAATATCCGCAAAACCCGCCTTGCCAACGGCCTCCTGGTCCTGACCGAACGCATGCCGCACCTCCGCTCCGTATCGATGGGCGTGTGGGTGGGCAGCGGCTCGCGTGATGAGTCGCCGGAGCTGAACGGCATCTCCCACTTTGTGGAGCATATGGTCTTCAAGGGCACCACCTCGCGCAGCGCGCAGCAGATTGCCCGCGAAGTGGACGCCATTGGCGGCAATCTGGATGCCTTTACCGGCAAGGAGACGGTCTGCTTCAACATCAAGGTGCTGGATACGAATGTTCCGGCCGCGCTGGATGTACTGGCCGACCTGGTGCTGCACCCGACCTTCACGCCGGAAGACATTGCACGGGAACAGTCCGTCATCCTGGAAGAGATCAAGATGGACGAGGACAACCCGGACTACCTGGTCCACGAGGTGTTCACCCAGAACTTCTGGAAGCATGACGCGCTGGGACGTCCGATCCTGGGAACGAACAAGACGGTCTCCTCCTTTGACCAGCAGGTGGTCTTCGACTTCTACGCCAGCCGGTTCACGGCGGCGAATATGGTCTTCTCGGCGGCGGGAAACCTGGACCATGACAAGTTTGTGGCCATGGTGGAGCAGCACTTCTCTGCCCTGTCGGCCACCTCGAACGCCCTGCCCGGCCGCGCAAAGCCGGAGGCACAGCCGCATGTGACCCTGAAGAATAAAAAGTCGCTGGAACAGGTACAGATCTGCATGGGCGTTGCAGCGCCGGCCGTGGCCTCGCAACTGCGGTATCCCGTGTATCTGTTGAACACGATTCTGGGCGGAGGCATGAGCTCGCGGCTGTTCCAGACTATCCGCGAGGACCGTGGGCTGGCCTACAGCATTTACTCGGAGATGAACCCGTTCCGCGATACCGGATCGCTGTGCGTCTATGCCGGCACCTCACCGGACAAGGCGCGGGAGGCCGTCCTGCTGACGGTTGCCGAGTTCCGGCGTCTTAAAGAAGAGCTGGTCACCGAAGACGAGTTGCAGCGCGCCAAGAACCAGTTGAAAGGCAACATCGTGTTGGGTCTGGAATCTTCTTCGAGCCGTATGGCCAATCTTGCCCGCCAGCAGATGTACTTCGAGCGCTTCTTCACCGTGGACGAGATTATTGACCAGGTAGAGGCCGTGACACGCGAAGACCTGCAGGTGCTGGCGCGGGAGCTCTTCCACCAGGACACGATCGCGCTGACGCTGCTTGGCAATCTTGACGGTACTGATATTCAACGCAGCGATCTGGCCTGCTAA
- a CDS encoding type IV pilin protein, whose translation MNTKSMSGRLKRSNERGFSLVELLIVMSVILILMTLAIPQLTKIRRKANETSAIQSVRAIAQAEQMYQSNYPANGFACSLSALGGEDASGAASPTSAHLLPSDLSAGVKAGYTFAITNCTKVTVNNTDQYTSYEITAVPQQVGKTGDRGFCSDESQQVKYDPAGGTACTAPVQ comes from the coding sequence ATGAATACGAAGTCTATGTCTGGCCGCCTGAAGCGCTCGAACGAACGCGGATTCTCGCTGGTAGAACTGCTGATCGTGATGTCGGTCATCCTGATCCTGATGACTCTGGCCATTCCCCAGTTGACCAAGATCCGCCGCAAGGCAAATGAGACCTCGGCCATCCAGTCGGTGCGCGCGATTGCGCAGGCGGAGCAGATGTACCAGTCGAACTATCCGGCCAATGGCTTTGCCTGCTCGCTCTCCGCGCTGGGCGGCGAGGATGCGTCGGGCGCGGCCAGCCCGACCTCGGCGCACCTGCTGCCGTCAGACCTCTCGGCCGGCGTGAAGGCGGGCTACACCTTCGCCATTACCAACTGCACCAAGGTGACGGTGAACAACACGGACCAGTACACCTCGTATGAGATCACCGCTGTTCCGCAGCAGGTAGGCAAGACAGGCGACCGCGGCTTCTGCTCGGATGAGTCGCAGCAGGTGAAGTATGACCCTGCTGGTGGAACAGCCTGCACGGCTCCGGTGCAGTAA